The genome window GATTTCCTCAGCCTCCAGACGTACTAGCCGCTGTTTGAGTAACTCTTCTAGGGCTACCAGCGCCTTAGTGAAGCCCTTAATGCCCTCATCTAGTTTTTCAGAGGCCATGCGATCGGCAGCGTGCATAGCATCAAACGTCGCCTTGTCTACAGTAATTTTCTCGATGGTCATTCCACGCGCCACTTCTGGATCTAGCTTGCGAGGCAACTCGCCAGTCGTTGTTTGTAGCTCTTTCAGCAACGCCGGAGAAATGGTTAATAGGTCACAGCCCGCCAACTCTATAATTTCGCCAATGTTGCGGAAGCTAGCACCCATGACTTCAGTTTTGTAGCCGAATTTCTTGTAGTAGTTGTAGATGCGAGTAACGGACAATACGCCTGGATCTTCCTCTGGAGGATAGGAGTCGCGACCTGTGCTTTTCTTGTACCAGTCTAAGATACGACCGACGAAGGGAGAGATGAGAGTAACGCCAGCTTCGGCGCAAGCAATCGCCTGGTGAATGCCAAACAACAGGGTTAAGTTGCAGTGAATGCCCTCTTTTTCCAGAACTTCCGCCGCTTTAATCCCCTCCCAAGTAGCAGCAATTTTGATCAGCACCCGTTCTGGGGAAACTCCAGCAGCCTTGTATTGGCTAATCAGGTCGCGAGCTTTGGCGATCGTTGCCTCAGTATCATAGGACAGGCGAGCATCTACTTCTGTGGACACCCGTCCAGGAATAATCTTAAGAATCCTTAGCCCAAAGGACACTGCCAGACGGTCAAAGGCTAAGCTCACTACTTGATTCTCAGAGGCTCCTGCTCCTAGATCACGCCGTGCTTGCATCAAGGTATCGTCCACGATCTCCTGATATTGAGGCATCTGGGCGGCAGCTGTAATCAGTGATGGATTGGTTGTGGCGTCACGGGGAGTAAAGGTCTCGATCGCCTGAATATCGCCCGTATCTGCCACTACGACTGTCATCTCTCGCAGTTGCTCAAGTAGTGTCCTAGACATAGATTCCTCCTAGAGAATGTATAGCAACAAGAACAGTACAATCCAAACCACATCCACAAAGTGCCAATAGAGTTCTGCTGCCTCTACGCCAAAGTGGCTAGTGCTAGAGTAATGACCTGGCTTGAACGATCGCCAAAGCACCGCCAAGATCATTACTAGTCCAAAGCAAACGTGCAGGCCGTGAAAGCCAGTTAACACATAGAAAGTACTAGCAAATAGGTTAGTCGCCAGTGTGAATTCCAAATGGTTATATTCATAGAGCTGTCCAGCTAGGAAGATGGCTCCCATGAGGGCTGTGATCCCAAACCACATCTGCAAACCTCTGACGTTATCGGCCTTAATGGCTTTGTTTGCCTGGTTAATCACAAAGCTACTGGAAACTAGGATGGCGGTGTTAATGCTTGGCAGCAACAGTTCCAATTCTGTGTCGTTTGTCCAACCAGGAGCTGCTAGGCGAAAGGTTCCATAGGCGGCAAACAGGCCCAGGAAGATCATACTCTCTGCCACGAGGAACACAACTACGCCGAACAAGCGAAAGTCATGATGGTGGGCAGCACCGTGATCAGCAGTGTGGGCAACAGTCTGATGGTTACGAATTGCCTTGGTGGGGTCAGCTAGTGAACCTTGCAGTTGCATCAGTAATCAATTCCTCCTAGTAGCTTGGAATAAAAATTAGTGAGGTCAGGGAAATTTCTACCTGGGATCGAAGGCAATGGTTTTAAGGGCCATCAGGAATCGCTAACCTGCGAGATTTGGATATCATTTCTTCTACGCCTTCGGTACGTGTGGCAACACCGTAGTCATAGGGATGACAAACCAACACAGGGTCTCCGTCAAAGTTTTCTACGGGTGGTGGTGATGAGGTCATCCACTCTAGGGTTAGTGCTTTCCAGGGGTTATTGCCTGCTTTGGGGCCTGCAATCCAGCTCCAAATGGCATTGACAATAAAGGGAATTGTAGAGGTTGCCAAGATATAGGTGCCGATCGTACACAGCAGGTTAAGTGCAGCAAACTTAGGATCATACTCAGCAACCCGACGAGGCATCCCCGCCAAGCCTAGCTTGTGCATCGGCAAGAAGGTCAGGTTAAAGCCAATAAAGGTCATCACAAAGTGAAGAATGCCTAGCTTCTCATTCAGCATTCGTCCGGTCATCTTAGGGAACCAGTGATAGAGGCCAGCGTAGAGACCAAACACACTGCCTCCAAAGAGTACATAGTGCAGGTGTGCCACAACGAAGTAGGTGTCATGCACATGCACATCTATAGGAACAGAGGCTAGCATCACCCCACTCAGCCCACCGATTACGAACATCGAGACAAAGCCCATGCCAAACAGGAGGGCACTGTTGAGACGTAGCTTTCCACCCCACAGGGTTCCCAGCCAGCTAAAGATTTTGATGCCCGTGGGAACGGCGATGATCATGGTCATGATCATAAAGAACATTCGCAACCAGTCAGGGGTGCCACTGGTAAACATGTGGTGTGCCCAAACAATCAAACCAAGGAAGCTGATGGCAATACTAGAGTAGGCGATCGCCTTATAGCCAAAGATGGGCTTGCGAGCGTGCACGGGCAGAATCTCAGATATCATGCCAAACACTGGCAGGATCATGATGTAAACCGCAGGGTGAGAGTAGAACCAGAACATGTGCTGGTAGACGATCGGATCACCACCGCCCGTGGGGTTAAAGAATGCAGTCCCAGCCATCAGGTCAAAGGACAGTAGGATTAATGCCCCTGCCAACACTGGCGTAGATAACAGCACTAACCCGGAAGCAGCTAGCATAGCCCAGCAAAATAGGGGCATTGAGTTGAACCCCATGCCAGGGAGGCGCATTTTGACGATCGTGACGATAAAGTTAATGGCTCCCAAAATCGAAGACGTACCCAACAGCAACACGCTCAAGATCCAAATCAGTTCCCCAGCCTTGCCATTCATCAAGCTTAAAGGCGGATAGGATGTCCAACCGGAGCCAGCAGCACCAACAAAGAAACTGCTTAGCAGTAAGATGCCAGCCGGAGGAATCAGCCAGAAGGCAATGGCATTTAACTTAGGAAATGCCATATCTCGCGCGCCAATCATCAGTGGCACTAAGTAGTTACCAAATCCACCTGTTCCCGCGGGCACAATCCACAGAAAGATCATGACCGTAGCGTGGATAGTAAACAGGCTGTTATACAACTCTCGACTAACAAAATCAACATCTGGCGTAGCTAGTTCAGTGCGCACTGCCGTAGCCAAGGCACCGCCAACCAAGTAAAAGATAAAGGTGGTCACCAAGTATTGAATGCCAATTACCTTGTGGTCGGTGCTAAAGGTGAAGTAAGTCCACCAAGGGGTTTCACCATGCTCATGATGAACTTGCGGAATAGGAACTTGGAGTTGTGCTTGAGCCATAGCTAACAAATTTCAGCGTAATGTACAGGTGATGGAGTCTGAGGACGATCGAACTAGTGAGTATGTACCTAAGGCCCTACATTGACCCTTACATTGTGGAGTGCAGCGAGTGGTTTTCATGCAAGCTATGTAGCACTGCTGAGTTGACTCCAAACTCTTGGGCATAGGGAGCCAAGTAGTCAGCGTCAGACATTGCCGATGGGCTAACCGCAGCTACCACTTGTTCTCTATCTGTAGTGGCAACTGCCTTCTGGGATTGCAACCAAGCATCGTAGTCTTCAGCACTGTAAACATGCACTTGAGTCTTCATGCCGCCGTGGTAAGAGCCACAGAGTTCTGCACAGATAACTGGATAGGTGCCAATTCGGTTAGCCACAAATTGCAACTGAGTAGTGCGTCCCGGTATAGCATCTTGCTTCAACCGAAACTCTGGTACCCAAAAGGCATGGAGCACATCATTCGCACTGATGTTCAGCACAATCGGACGATCAACAGGAATGTGCAGTTCTCCAGACACGACCCCATCCTGGGGATAGGTGAAAATCCAAGCAAACTGTAACCCCGTTACATTCACCTCCACGGCATCGCCTGATTTAGCGCCTGTCATGTTCTTGATGCCATCAGGAATTGAGGCCACTAGATTAGCAGATACATTAGCAGACTGGTCAGAGTCTAGGGAGGCAGCGATCGCTGCTCCTTTTGCTAGGGTCTTGGAGTGACTAGCCACCTGGGTTGCGGAGTGACGATGATGAGCACTGTGACTCATGGGGTCGATCGCGCCTTCGCTCATGTACACATCAAAGCTGTAGACGGCCAAACCCAAGACAATCACCGCTGGAATCGAAGTCCATAGTACCTCTAGGGGAATGTTGCCATGCACTGGCAGGGCATCGGTGTTGTCTCCTGGTTTGCGACGATAGCGAATGCCAACGTAGATCAAAACTCCTTGCACCAGCAGGAACAACGCCATAGCGATAGTCACCATGGTGTTGAATAAACCATCAACTGCAGGAGCAGCAGCAGAGGCTTCTGCTGGCAGCAGCCCATGATTCTGACCATACCAAATGCTGACGATCGTAACGATTACACCGATCAATAGGGTGATAATGGGAGTTGGGATACTTTCCACGGCTCGTAATGACTCAATTCAACGATGAACTACTTCAGTCACTTAACACCATAAAGCAGAGAACCCAGAATCGTTATGTAACATAAGCAATCCTTCAGATTGTCTTCAGGATCAGGGGCCATTTGCCATTAAACACGAAGCACTTGCTAGACATTTGTGACAAGATGTATAGATTTTAGCCATTTACTACTATTTGTATAATGGCGAACAAACTTTCGACCAATCCTTTCGACAGTCATTGTGGCTAGCCGAGGGTGGCACTTTAATTCTGTTGCAGTAGATGCATTGGCAGTTGCAGCTTAACAGATCGACTTGTTAAGAATTGTTTCAGTAGTGCAGGGATCTATCCACAATCAAAAGAAATACCAAAACTTTCCCGCTGTCTCAGCAAGCATCTTTACAGTTGTAAGCATTAGCAACACATTCAGGAGTACGGGGCTATGAGTAGCCACTCTGCAATGCTGTTACTCACTGTTGCACATTGGTTGGATTACTGTTTGCGCCTATGGCAAATTTGACTTGGCATCAACCCAGTTCTTCTAAGTCTGTA of Cyanobacteriota bacterium contains these proteins:
- a CDS encoding transaldolase → MSRTLLEQLREMTVVVADTGDIQAIETFTPRDATTNPSLITAAAQMPQYQEIVDDTLMQARRDLGAGASENQVVSLAFDRLAVSFGLRILKIIPGRVSTEVDARLSYDTEATIAKARDLISQYKAAGVSPERVLIKIAATWEGIKAAEVLEKEGIHCNLTLLFGIHQAIACAEAGVTLISPFVGRILDWYKKSTGRDSYPPEEDPGVLSVTRIYNYYKKFGYKTEVMGASFRNIGEIIELAGCDLLTISPALLKELQTTTGELPRKLDPEVARGMTIEKITVDKATFDAMHAADRMASEKLDEGIKGFTKALVALEELLKQRLVRLEAEEIVSHAAQDMFRVYDLDGDGFITREEWAGTDAVFDALDVNKDGKITPEEMASGLGAVFHLAGVA
- a CDS encoding heme-copper oxidase subunit III gives rise to the protein MQGSLADPTKAIRNHQTVAHTADHGAAHHHDFRLFGVVVFLVAESMIFLGLFAAYGTFRLAAPGWTNDTELELLLPSINTAILVSSSFVINQANKAIKADNVRGLQMWFGITALMGAIFLAGQLYEYNHLEFTLATNLFASTFYVLTGFHGLHVCFGLVMILAVLWRSFKPGHYSSTSHFGVEAAELYWHFVDVVWIVLFLLLYIL
- the ctaD gene encoding cytochrome c oxidase subunit I; its protein translation is MAQAQLQVPIPQVHHEHGETPWWTYFTFSTDHKVIGIQYLVTTFIFYLVGGALATAVRTELATPDVDFVSRELYNSLFTIHATVMIFLWIVPAGTGGFGNYLVPLMIGARDMAFPKLNAIAFWLIPPAGILLLSSFFVGAAGSGWTSYPPLSLMNGKAGELIWILSVLLLGTSSILGAINFIVTIVKMRLPGMGFNSMPLFCWAMLAASGLVLLSTPVLAGALILLSFDLMAGTAFFNPTGGGDPIVYQHMFWFYSHPAVYIMILPVFGMISEILPVHARKPIFGYKAIAYSSIAISFLGLIVWAHHMFTSGTPDWLRMFFMIMTMIIAVPTGIKIFSWLGTLWGGKLRLNSALLFGMGFVSMFVIGGLSGVMLASVPIDVHVHDTYFVVAHLHYVLFGGSVFGLYAGLYHWFPKMTGRMLNEKLGILHFVMTFIGFNLTFLPMHKLGLAGMPRRVAEYDPKFAALNLLCTIGTYILATSTIPFIVNAIWSWIAGPKAGNNPWKALTLEWMTSSPPPVENFDGDPVLVCHPYDYGVATRTEGVEEMISKSRRLAIPDGP
- a CDS encoding cytochrome c oxidase subunit II, which codes for MESIPTPIITLLIGVIVTIVSIWYGQNHGLLPAEASAAAPAVDGLFNTMVTIAMALFLLVQGVLIYVGIRYRRKPGDNTDALPVHGNIPLEVLWTSIPAVIVLGLAVYSFDVYMSEGAIDPMSHSAHHRHSATQVASHSKTLAKGAAIAASLDSDQSANVSANLVASIPDGIKNMTGAKSGDAVEVNVTGLQFAWIFTYPQDGVVSGELHIPVDRPIVLNISANDVLHAFWVPEFRLKQDAIPGRTTQLQFVANRIGTYPVICAELCGSYHGGMKTQVHVYSAEDYDAWLQSQKAVATTDREQVVAAVSPSAMSDADYLAPYAQEFGVNSAVLHSLHENHSLHSTM